The following are from one region of the Segatella oris genome:
- a CDS encoding polysaccharide biosynthesis/export family protein, translated as MTRKTKEIMFLASLMMLIASCSTPKNINYMEDSPYHNVIRNAPDEITVQQGDRLAIFVKSKDDVLTQHFNISLPNMQNVLTYTVNNRGEIDFPMLGAIHLAGLTRNQAAETIKNRLISEYGTKDAVVTLDFTNLKISVLGEVNKPGTISIDNDNINIYEAMGKAGDMTIYGKRDSVRVVRRQGDETKIYVLNLASAQETMQSPAYYLQQNDIVYVPANKTRQRQATLNGNTLQSTSFWVSIASLLTTIAVLVFK; from the coding sequence ATGACAAGGAAAACAAAAGAAATCATGTTTCTGGCAAGTCTAATGATGCTGATTGCATCATGCTCCACGCCCAAGAACATCAATTATATGGAAGACAGTCCCTACCATAACGTCATCAGAAATGCCCCTGATGAAATCACTGTTCAACAGGGCGACCGCCTCGCAATCTTTGTAAAAAGCAAGGATGATGTGCTCACTCAACACTTCAATATATCGCTTCCCAACATGCAGAATGTGTTGACTTACACGGTAAACAACAGGGGAGAGATTGATTTCCCGATGTTGGGAGCCATTCATTTGGCAGGACTTACACGCAACCAAGCCGCAGAAACGATTAAAAACCGATTGATTTCAGAATACGGAACAAAGGATGCCGTCGTGACACTTGACTTCACCAACCTCAAAATATCAGTCTTGGGAGAGGTGAACAAGCCTGGAACAATCTCCATAGACAATGACAACATCAACATCTATGAAGCCATGGGAAAGGCCGGCGATATGACAATTTACGGCAAGAGAGACAGTGTAAGAGTGGTCAGAAGGCAAGGAGACGAGACCAAGATATACGTATTAAACCTCGCTTCGGCCCAGGAAACGATGCAGTCTCCGGCCTATTATCTGCAACAGAACGATATTGTTTACGTGCCGGCGAATAAGACCCGACAGCGTCAGGCCACCCTGAATGGCAACACGTTACAGTCTACCTCGTTTTGGGTTTCCATTGCTTCACTGCTCACAACCATTGCCGTTTTGGTGTTTAAATAA
- a CDS encoding EpsG family protein, whose protein sequence is MLIIVLYFFSFVIVALVSRIFKNAGTRKLFEIVLCFCLLFGFFGFRDITVLNDTPHYYGTYYHLSQYNSYLHSSVFSFSPALKFEWGYQVLMHILIKYVSLNPYTIILFSSFIFIWGNIRMIAKFTDKVALSAFILCISGVWLDQFSLIRQTIALLFFYQAYFLLKKDKWKSYVLLILLGTLFHTSALTLLALPLLKCMKTNTRNVVIVLSSAVIIACFIYYVLGLLGFAGHLYLKISIHRQAAPTAAILNGLLMILLISAIFFSYHQNKTKLDRTDFWLCIFSICVCIVTLVFLPLFRINVYTWPILYMILLTCLLNEQSPIASTPRKRAFRNSFIVLLSAVLLVRITVIITVKEEWYHVLPYSFYDFSDRYHYYNIYLQKEH, encoded by the coding sequence ATGCTGATCATCGTACTTTATTTCTTTTCATTCGTCATCGTGGCACTTGTTTCCCGTATTTTCAAGAATGCAGGCACGAGAAAACTATTTGAAATCGTACTTTGTTTCTGCCTACTATTCGGCTTTTTCGGCTTCCGTGACATCACCGTTCTCAACGACACACCGCATTATTACGGCACATATTACCACCTATCACAATATAACAGCTATCTCCATTCTTCTGTTTTCAGTTTCTCTCCCGCATTGAAATTCGAGTGGGGATATCAAGTATTGATGCATATTTTGATTAAGTATGTATCACTAAATCCCTATACTATCATCCTGTTTTCATCCTTTATCTTCATCTGGGGCAATATCCGGATGATAGCAAAGTTCACAGATAAGGTTGCACTTTCAGCCTTTATCCTGTGCATTTCAGGCGTTTGGTTGGATCAATTCTCATTGATACGGCAGACAATAGCACTGTTGTTCTTTTATCAAGCCTACTTTCTTTTGAAGAAAGACAAGTGGAAATCATATGTCTTACTGATATTGCTTGGAACATTGTTCCACACTTCAGCCCTCACGCTTTTGGCGCTTCCACTGCTCAAATGTATGAAAACGAACACGCGAAATGTTGTCATTGTCCTTTCAAGCGCAGTCATTATCGCTTGCTTTATCTATTATGTATTAGGGCTGTTAGGCTTTGCCGGGCATCTTTATCTTAAGATAAGCATTCACCGACAAGCCGCTCCGACTGCTGCAATCCTAAACGGTTTGCTGATGATTCTGCTCATTTCAGCCATCTTTTTCAGTTATCATCAAAACAAAACAAAGTTAGATCGCACCGATTTCTGGCTGTGCATCTTCTCTATATGCGTTTGCATTGTCACGTTAGTATTCCTTCCTCTCTTCCGAATTAATGTCTATACGTGGCCTATTCTCTATATGATACTCCTCACTTGCTTGTTGAATGAGCAGTCACCCATAGCCTCGACGCCCCGAAAACGCGCCTTCAGGAACAGCTTTATTGTATTGCTTTCTGCTGTCCTCTTAGTCAGAATAACCGTCATCATCACTGTCAAAGAAGAGTGGTATCACGTGTTACCCTACTCATTCTACGACTTCAGCGATCGCTACCACTATTATAATATCTATCTTCAAAAGGAACATTGA
- a CDS encoding GumC family protein yields MQTTTSIAASGITFKDYFHRISVNRKWLMGSVLGCLLLATGYLLMKNPMYERSAQIMIKEDASPSSKLTAGLSMIQGMGGLFGGSSNVSNELIAMKTPANIMEVVNRLHLDYNYTTRPCLRKLPLYGETLPVKVFINGLKPNDEAGMKIELKEGSVKIYKLKKGEETFEQEYQGKVNSVFHSPIGLIAITPTAAYTGKEDETIQLNKVAAINMVDNILKKLEAGITEELGSVIDLTYQDAVPERAEDILNMIIKVYNEKWMADENTLNTTTTRFIDNRIAEITAELGKAENTITTYKSQHNLPDVTETTKLAMENSTKMSSELATLRGQREAAHDVERFLNNHSNANQTLPVNLLSNDKVLSTQIEEYNKLQLERNRIAENSNTGNSIVQGMEKQLANLRASIKAALSNTIRQADIQIANYGGLKGENDARVKASPVQAKFLLSAERQQKIEEQLYIFMLQKREENILSQAFTPYKTRILSPPMGGLKPVKPNAIAIIFGALLIGLILPLGWIFAKMNVECMLQEEA; encoded by the coding sequence ATGCAAACAACGACTTCTATAGCTGCCTCAGGAATTACATTTAAGGATTATTTTCACAGGATTTCAGTCAACCGCAAATGGTTGATGGGCTCGGTTCTTGGCTGCCTCTTGTTGGCAACAGGCTATCTCTTGATGAAGAACCCCATGTATGAACGCTCCGCACAGATAATGATTAAGGAGGACGCCAGCCCCAGTTCGAAACTCACAGCAGGGCTTAGTATGATTCAAGGCATGGGGGGATTGTTCGGCGGATCGTCCAATGTGAGCAACGAACTCATTGCCATGAAGACGCCGGCCAATATCATGGAGGTGGTCAATCGCCTGCATTTAGATTACAATTACACAACTCGTCCTTGCCTGCGTAAACTGCCTTTGTATGGCGAGACACTGCCTGTCAAAGTGTTTATCAACGGACTCAAGCCCAATGATGAAGCCGGAATGAAGATTGAACTCAAAGAGGGGAGCGTCAAAATTTATAAACTTAAAAAGGGAGAAGAAACCTTTGAACAGGAGTATCAAGGCAAAGTGAACAGCGTGTTCCATTCTCCTATCGGGCTCATTGCAATCACTCCGACAGCTGCCTACACTGGGAAAGAGGACGAAACGATACAATTAAACAAGGTGGCAGCAATCAATATGGTTGACAATATCCTCAAGAAACTCGAGGCCGGGATTACAGAAGAGTTGGGTTCTGTCATTGATTTAACTTATCAAGACGCTGTTCCAGAAAGGGCAGAAGATATTCTGAACATGATTATCAAGGTGTACAACGAGAAATGGATGGCTGATGAGAACACGTTGAACACCACGACTACGCGTTTCATCGACAACAGAATAGCCGAGATAACGGCCGAATTGGGAAAGGCTGAAAACACAATAACCACCTATAAGTCGCAGCACAACCTGCCCGATGTCACCGAAACAACCAAGCTTGCCATGGAGAATTCCACAAAAATGAGCAGCGAATTGGCCACTTTGCGCGGTCAAAGAGAAGCGGCACACGATGTGGAACGGTTCCTCAACAACCATTCCAATGCCAACCAAACGCTGCCCGTGAACCTGCTGAGCAACGACAAAGTGCTGTCCACTCAAATTGAAGAATACAACAAACTGCAATTGGAACGTAACCGAATTGCCGAGAACAGCAACACGGGAAACAGTATTGTACAAGGCATGGAGAAGCAATTGGCCAATCTTCGGGCGTCTATCAAGGCTGCATTAAGCAACACTATCCGACAGGCCGACATCCAGATTGCCAACTATGGTGGGCTGAAAGGCGAGAATGATGCACGCGTGAAAGCCAGTCCCGTGCAGGCAAAATTCCTCTTATCTGCCGAGCGTCAGCAGAAAATTGAAGAGCAACTATATATCTTCATGTTGCAAAAAAGAGAAGAAAACATCCTCTCCCAGGCATTCACCCCCTACAAGACGCGTATTCTCTCCCCACCCATGGGTGGGTTGAAACCCGTGAAACCCAATGCTATTGCAATTATCTTTGGCGCTTTACTGATAGGACTCATATTGCCTTTAGGCTGGATATTCGCAAAAATGAACGTTGAATGCATGCTTCAAGAAGAAGCTTAA